A window from Mus caroli chromosome 2, CAROLI_EIJ_v1.1, whole genome shotgun sequence encodes these proteins:
- the LOC110288493 gene encoding olfactory receptor 4A5-like — protein sequence MGETNNVTEFVLLGLTQDPTGQKALFVMFLLMYIVTIVGNLLIVGTVIASPSLNSPMYFFLAFLSLMDAVYSTAILPKLLKDLVCDKKTISFTACLVQLFVEHLFGGAEVFLLVVMAYDRYVAICKPLHYLTVMNQQVCISLLVVAWAGGFAHALVQVLSVYKLPFCGPNVIDHFGCDMYPLLALVCTDTYFIGLTVVANNGAMCMVVFVLLLFSYGIILSSLKTHSQEGRRKALSTCSSHIMVVVLFFVPCIFMYVRPVSNFPIDKSISVFYTAITPMLNPLIYTLRNSEIKNSMGKLWCKMISIDRVRIFAC from the coding sequence ATGGGAGAGACTAACAATGTCACAGAATTTGTCCTTCTGGGCCTCACTCAGGATCCTACTGGGCAAAAAGCATTGTTTGTCATGTTTTTGCTCATGTACATTGTGACTATTGTGGGCAACCTGCTAATTGTGGGGACAGTGATTGCCAGCCCCTCCTTGAATTCCCCAATGTACTTCTTCCTTGCCTTTCTGTCACTCATGGATGCTGTTTATTCTACTGCCATCTTACCCAAGTTGCTTAAAGACTTAGTTTGTGATAAAAAGACCATCTCCTTCACAGCTTGTCTGGTTCAGCTCTTTGTAGAGCACTTATTTGGTGGTGCTGAGGTCTTCCTTCTGGTGGTGATGGCttatgatcgctatgtggccattTGTAAGCCACTGCACTATTTAACTGTCATGAATCAACAGGTTTGTATCTCACTTTTAGtggtagcctgggctggaggATTTGCACATGCTCTGGTTCAAGTTCTCTCTGTATATAAACTTCCTTTCTGTGGACCTAATGTCATTGACCACTTTGGCTGTGACATGTATCCTTTATTGGCACTTGTGTGCACTGACACCTACTTTATTGGCCTCACTGTAGTTGCCAATAATGGAGCCATGTGTATGGTAGTCTTTGTCCTTCTTCTATTTTCCTACGGAATTATCTTAAGCTCCCTTAAGACTCACAGTCAAGAAGGGAGGCGCAAAGCCCTGTCCACCTGCAGCTCCCACATCAtggttgttgttcttttctttgttccctGCATATTCATGTATGTTAGACCTGTTTCGAACTTCCCTATTGATaaatctatttctgttttttataCAGCTATTACTCCCATGCTGAATCCTTTGATATATACATTGAGAAATTCAGAGATTAAAAATTCTATGGGAAAGCTCTGGTGTAAAATGATAAGTATAGATAGAGTAAGAATTTTTGCATGCTGA